The DNA region ACATTAACCGCGATGTGGGTTCCACCTCGCTGGGAGCGCTCCGCAGTGAAGTGATCGAGCGACGCGCGGACCTGGGTATCGCCTTCGATGGTGATGGTGATCGGGTGATGATGGTTGATGATCGTGGCGAGGTGGTCGATGGTGACCAGCTGCTGTTTATCATCGCCTGTGCGCGTCACCAGGCGGGCAAGCTGGATGGTGGCGTGGTTGGAACCCTGATGACCAACCTGGGCATGGAGTTGGGGTTGAAAAAGCGCGGCATCGAGTTCGCGCGTGCCAAGGTGGGTGATCGCTACGTCAACGAGTTGATGAACGAGCGCGGCTGGCAGCTCGGGGGCGAATCTTCGGGCCATATAATCTGCCGTCATGTGAGTACTACTGGTGATGGTATTGTCGCGGCCCTGCAGGTGGTTAGGGCAGTGAGAGCCAGTGGTGAATCCTTGCGCGAGTTGTGCTCGGCGATGACCATGTTTCCGCAGACCATGATCAATGTTCGCCTGCCGGTGAAGGTGGATGTGGTGAGCAACCCGGTGGTGGTGGAAGCCGTTGCGCAGGCGGAGGCAGAATTGGCCGATTCGGGGCGAGTTCTGCTACGGCCTTCGGGTACCGAGCCGGTGGTGAGGGTGATGGTCGAGGGCGAGAATGCGGACCTGGTAGATCGCCTGGCTCGCCAGTTGGCGGCGGCTGTTGAGTCCGTTGTTGTGTCCTGAATTAATTTTTCGAGAGGCGGTTGTATCTTGCGAATCTCTACGCTAAGATTGCCCGCCTTCCTAGCCAGCTGAGGTTTTTATGCGTCGATCTCTGGTCGTGGGTAATTGGAAGATGAATGGCAGTCAATCTGCCAATCAGGCATTGCTTGCGCAATGCCTTGCCGAGAATCTTGGCACTGCCGAGGTTGCGGTTTGTCCGCCAGCACTTTATGTGCAAGCGGTGGCAGAGCAGCTTAAAGAGAGCTCCATTGGGTGGGGTGTGCAGAATCTTAGCGAAGCGGATTCTGGTGCCTATACCGGCGAGATATCGGCGGCCATGGTGGCGGATTTAGGTTGTCACTATGCGATCGTAGGGCACTCGGAGCGGCGTACGCTGTATGCGGAAACTGACTCCCTGGTAGCGGCAAAGGCGTTGCAGGCCAGTGCGGCCGGAGTGGCTCCCATTGTGTGTGTGGGTGAGACCCTGCAGCAGCGTGAGGCTGGGCAGACCCTGGAAGTGGTTGGTCGGCAGCTGAAGGCTTTGCTTGATCACGAGCGCTTTGGCGAGTTGGGTGACTGGGTGGTGGCTTACGAGCCAGTGTGGGCAATCGGTACCGGATTGACCGCTACACCGGCACAGGCGCAACAGGTACATGGCTATATCCGGGGAGTGTTGGCTGAGGTCAGCGGATCCCTTGCGGATAGGGTAAGAATACTTTACGGTGGCAGCGTTAAAGCAGCGAATGCGGCGGAGCTGTTTGCCGAGGCCGACATAGACGGTGGTCTGGTTGGTGGAGCTTCCCTGGTGGGGAGTGAATTTATAGCGATATGTCGCGCAGCAGGGTAGTTTGATGGAGACAGCAATACTGATTGTACATGTTCTGGTGGCCTTGGCGGTCATTGGCCTGGTGTTGTTGCAGCAGGGCAAAGGCGCTGACGCAGGAGCCTCCTTTGGTGGAGGTGCCTCACAGACGGTATTCGGTAGTCAGGGCTCTGGAAGCTTTCTTGGTCGTGTGACGGCTGCGCTGGCTACGGCTTTCTTTGTCACCAGTCTGGCTTTGGCTGTGATTGCAAAGGATAAGTCAGAGCTGGTCAGGGTAAATGATGGAATTCCGGTGGTTCCGGTTGAGCAGGTTGACCCCGCTCTGCCCGCGAACGATGCACCGATCTCGGAGCAGTCCTCAGCGGCGGGCGATGCGCCCTCCCTGCCGAGCAACTGATTCGAAGTAGTATTTGCCGAAGTGGTGGAATTGGTAGACACGCTATCTTGAGGGGGTAGTGAGCGATAGCTCGTGCGGGTTCAAGTCCCGCCTTCGGCACCAATTTTTGACCCTCATCTTAGGTCTGTAAAGAGCTTTGGATCGAGTCGATCAGTAAGTGTTTGTGAAAGGGTCTGCCACTACCAGGGCGGTTGACCTTGAAGGGATTGAAGGTCTATAATCCCGATCCGCGAATAGGTGCGGGGTGGAGCAGCCTGGTAGCTCGTCGGGCTCATAACCCGAAGGTCGTCAGTTCGAATCTGGCCCCCGCTACCAACTTTTTTAAAAAGCCCCTATTCAGGGGCTTTTTGTTAGCTTTTAAGAGCGCCGGCGGAGATTGTTCTGATCGGCATTTTGGGATGGGCTTTATGCCCATTTTTTGTTGCTGCTGTTTTTAGTCGTCATTACGCGCGGGAGGTTGCTGCCGTGGCAAGCAAGCTGGAAATCCTTGAGGGGCTGGTGAAGCCGGTTGCTGAAGGGCTGGGGCTCGAGTTCTGGGGGGTAGAGTATGTCTCCCAGGGGCGACACACCCTGTTGCGAGTTTACATTGATTCCCCCGAGGGGGTTACGCTGGACCATTGCGAAGCGGTCAGTCGCCAGGTCAGTGCCGTGCTGGATGTGGAAGACCCCATTGCCGGTGAGTACACCCTCGAGGTGTCTTCGCCCGGTATGGAT from Aestuariirhabdus litorea includes:
- the rimP gene encoding ribosome maturation factor RimP, which codes for MASKLEILEGLVKPVAEGLGLEFWGVEYVSQGRHTLLRVYIDSPEGVTLDHCEAVSRQVSAVLDVEDPIAGEYTLEVSSPGMDRPLFTIAQFEVYSGHAVSLRLRVPFDGRRKYKGVIKAVEGDEVVLQVEDHEYLFPIDSIEKANIVPRF
- the secG gene encoding preprotein translocase subunit SecG; the protein is METAILIVHVLVALAVIGLVLLQQGKGADAGASFGGGASQTVFGSQGSGSFLGRVTAALATAFFVTSLALAVIAKDKSELVRVNDGIPVVPVEQVDPALPANDAPISEQSSAAGDAPSLPSN
- the glmM gene encoding phosphoglucosamine mutase; this encodes MARKYFGTDGIRGVVGKAPITPEFILKLGWAAGKVFAREGRSKILIGKDTRISGYMFESALEAGLSAAGVDVCLLGPMPTPGIAYLTRTFNAQAGIVISASHNPYTDNGFKFFSANGTKLADNVELAIEEMIDQPMTVVPPDQLGKVTRIDDAAGRYIEYCKGTVTNHLDLRGMRIVVDGAHGATYHMGPAVFRELGAEVFEIGVKPNGLNINRDVGSTSLGALRSEVIERRADLGIAFDGDGDRVMMVDDRGEVVDGDQLLFIIACARHQAGKLDGGVVGTLMTNLGMELGLKKRGIEFARAKVGDRYVNELMNERGWQLGGESSGHIICRHVSTTGDGIVAALQVVRAVRASGESLRELCSAMTMFPQTMINVRLPVKVDVVSNPVVVEAVAQAEAELADSGRVLLRPSGTEPVVRVMVEGENADLVDRLARQLAAAVESVVVS
- the tpiA gene encoding triose-phosphate isomerase translates to MRRSLVVGNWKMNGSQSANQALLAQCLAENLGTAEVAVCPPALYVQAVAEQLKESSIGWGVQNLSEADSGAYTGEISAAMVADLGCHYAIVGHSERRTLYAETDSLVAAKALQASAAGVAPIVCVGETLQQREAGQTLEVVGRQLKALLDHERFGELGDWVVAYEPVWAIGTGLTATPAQAQQVHGYIRGVLAEVSGSLADRVRILYGGSVKAANAAELFAEADIDGGLVGGASLVGSEFIAICRAAG